Proteins co-encoded in one Falco rusticolus isolate bFalRus1 chromosome 14, bFalRus1.pri, whole genome shotgun sequence genomic window:
- the RBMX gene encoding RNA-binding motif protein, X chromosome isoform X2: MVEADRPGKLFIGGLNTETNEKALEAVFGKYGRIVEVLLMKDRETNKSRGFAFVTFESPADAKDAARDMNGKSLDGKAIKVEQATKPSFESGGRRGPPPPPRSRGPPRGLRGGRGGSGARGPPSRGSHLGSSRGPLPMKRGPPPRSGGPPPKRSAPSGPVRSSSMGGRAPVSRGRDSYGGPPRREPMPSRRDVYMSPRDDGYSTKDGYSSRDYPSSRDTRDYAPPPRDYAYRDYGHSSSRDEYPSRGYSDRDGYGGGRDRDYSDHPSGGSYRDSYESYGNSRSAPPARGPPPSYGGSSRYDDYGSTRDGYGSRESYSSSRSDVYSSGRDRVGRQDRGLPPSMERGYPPPRDSYSSSSRGAPRGGGRGGSRSDRGGGRSRY; this comes from the exons ATGGTAGAAGCGGATCGTCCTGGGAAGCTGTTCATTGGGGGCCTGAACACAGAGACTAATGAAAAAGCCCTTGAGGCTGTATTTGGCAAATATGGACGCATTGTGgaag TCCTTCTGATGAAAGACCGGGAAACCAACAAGTCCAGAGGATTTGCGTTTGTCACATTTGAGAGTCCAGCAGATGCAAAGGATGCTGCCAGAGATATGAATGGAAAG TCATTAGATGGGAAAGCAATTAAAGTGGAACAAGCAACCAAGCCATCCTTTGAAAGTGGTGGTAGGCGTGGGCCGCCACCCCCTCCACGAAGCAGAGGTCCTCCCAGGGGCCTTAGAGGTGGAAGAGGCGGAAGTGGCGCGAGAGGACCACCTTCAAGAGGGAGTCACTTGG GGTCTTCTCGAGGGCCACTTCCTATGAAGAGAGGTCCACCTCCACGAAGTGGAGGCCCTCCACCTAAAAGATCTGCACCTTCAGGACCAGTGCGTAGCAGTAGTATGGGAGGAAGAG CTCCTGTGTCTCGTGGAAGAGACAGTTACGGTGGTCCTCCACGCAGAGAACCAATGCCATCACGAAGAGATGTCTACATGTCTCCAAGAGATGATGGCTATAGCACTAAAGACgg TTACTCAAGCAGAGATTATCCCAGTTCCAGGGATACACGGGACTACGCGCCACCTCCACGAGACTATGCATATCGTGATTATGGTCATTCCAGTTCACGTGACGAATACCCATCTAGGGGATATAG TGATCGTGATGGATATGGTGGTGGACGTGACAGAGACTACTCGGATCATCCAAGTGGAGGCTCCTACAGAGATTCATATGAGAGTTATG GTAACTCACGTAGTGCTCCACCTGCACGAGGGCCCCCGCCATCTTATGGTGGAAGCAGTCGATATGATGATTACGGCAGCACTCGAGATGGATATGGAAGCCGAGAAAGTTACTCAAGCAGCAGAAGTGATGTCTACTCAAGTGGCCGTGATCGTGTTGGAAGACAAGACAGGGGTCTTCCCCCATCCATGGAAAGGGGCTATCCACCTCCTCGTGATTCTTACAGTAGTTCAAGCCGCGGAGCACCCAGAGGTGGTGGCCGTGGTGGAAGCAGATCCGATAGAGGTGGAGGCCGAAGCAGATACTAA
- the RBMX gene encoding RNA-binding motif protein, X chromosome isoform X1, with the protein MVEADRPGKLFIGGLNTETNEKALEAVFGKYGRIVEVLLMKDRETNKSRGFAFVTFESPADAKDAARDMNGKSLDGKAIKVEQATKPSFESGGRRGPPPPPRSRGPPRGLRGGRGGSGARGPPSRGSHLGSSRGPLPMKRGPPPRSGGPPPKRSAPSGPVRSSSMGGRAPVSRGRDSYGGPPRREPMPSRRDVYMSPRDDGYSTKDGYSSRDYPSSRDTRDYAPPPRDYAYRDYGHSSSRDEYPSRGYSLSSYSDRDGYGGGRDRDYSDHPSGGSYRDSYESYGNSRSAPPARGPPPSYGGSSRYDDYGSTRDGYGSRESYSSSRSDVYSSGRDRVGRQDRGLPPSMERGYPPPRDSYSSSSRGAPRGGGRGGSRSDRGGGRSRY; encoded by the exons ATGGTAGAAGCGGATCGTCCTGGGAAGCTGTTCATTGGGGGCCTGAACACAGAGACTAATGAAAAAGCCCTTGAGGCTGTATTTGGCAAATATGGACGCATTGTGgaag TCCTTCTGATGAAAGACCGGGAAACCAACAAGTCCAGAGGATTTGCGTTTGTCACATTTGAGAGTCCAGCAGATGCAAAGGATGCTGCCAGAGATATGAATGGAAAG TCATTAGATGGGAAAGCAATTAAAGTGGAACAAGCAACCAAGCCATCCTTTGAAAGTGGTGGTAGGCGTGGGCCGCCACCCCCTCCACGAAGCAGAGGTCCTCCCAGGGGCCTTAGAGGTGGAAGAGGCGGAAGTGGCGCGAGAGGACCACCTTCAAGAGGGAGTCACTTGG GGTCTTCTCGAGGGCCACTTCCTATGAAGAGAGGTCCACCTCCACGAAGTGGAGGCCCTCCACCTAAAAGATCTGCACCTTCAGGACCAGTGCGTAGCAGTAGTATGGGAGGAAGAG CTCCTGTGTCTCGTGGAAGAGACAGTTACGGTGGTCCTCCACGCAGAGAACCAATGCCATCACGAAGAGATGTCTACATGTCTCCAAGAGATGATGGCTATAGCACTAAAGACgg TTACTCAAGCAGAGATTATCCCAGTTCCAGGGATACACGGGACTACGCGCCACCTCCACGAGACTATGCATATCGTGATTATGGTCATTCCAGTTCACGTGACGAATACCCATCTAGGGGATATAG TCTTTCCTCTTACAGTGATCGTGATGGATATGGTGGTGGACGTGACAGAGACTACTCGGATCATCCAAGTGGAGGCTCCTACAGAGATTCATATGAGAGTTATG GTAACTCACGTAGTGCTCCACCTGCACGAGGGCCCCCGCCATCTTATGGTGGAAGCAGTCGATATGATGATTACGGCAGCACTCGAGATGGATATGGAAGCCGAGAAAGTTACTCAAGCAGCAGAAGTGATGTCTACTCAAGTGGCCGTGATCGTGTTGGAAGACAAGACAGGGGTCTTCCCCCATCCATGGAAAGGGGCTATCCACCTCCTCGTGATTCTTACAGTAGTTCAAGCCGCGGAGCACCCAGAGGTGGTGGCCGTGGTGGAAGCAGATCCGATAGAGGTGGAGGCCGAAGCAGATACTAA